One Mycolicibacterium rufum genomic window, CTCCGGCTCGGCAGGGGCCTCCGGCTCGGCAGGGGCCGGTTTGTCCACCGTGGGCGGGGGAAGGGTGTCGGGCAAGCGGACGTCGGCGATGGGACGCTTCGGGGCGTCCCGCGGGATGGTGGCATCATCGCCGACGGCGGGTAGTCCGGTGGTGTCGATCCGCTCCGGCGTCTTCGGCGGCCGCGGCGGCGCCATCGGAGGCGCCTGGGTGGACGCCGAGAACGTGATGCCTGACGTGGCCTTGTAGCCGCCGGACCGATCGACAGGAGTGGCAGTGTCTGGAGCCGAGAGGCTGATGCGGCGCCGGCGGTACCGCACCAACCCGACGACGAGCGCAACGACCAGCAGGACGGCGATGACCGCGATGGCGATCCAGAGACCCTCACTCACCCGGCCATTGTCTCAGGGGCCTCGAGCGAGTCACAGCCGGTGAGCTTCGACCCCGGCTCGGCCCTGCAGCATCGCAAGCGGCGCCACATCGACGTGTGCCTGACCGAGGCCGTCGACTACCAGACGGTGACCACCGGTTTCGAGCGCTACCGGCTGCCCTACAACGCGCTCACCCAGACCGATCTGCGGCGCATCGAGCTGGGCACCGAGTTCCTCGGCAGGGCGCTGCGGGCACCGGTGCTGATCGGCGCGATGACCGGCGGAGCGCAGCTGTCGGGGATCATCAACCGCAACCTGGCCGCCGCGGCCCAGCAACTGGGACTGGGCATGATGCTCGGCTCGCAGCGCGTGATGATCGACGATGACGCGGCCGCACAGAGCTTCGCGGTGCGCGAGATGGCGCCCGACGTCCTGCTGATCGGCAACATCGGCCTGGCGCAGGTGTCCCCGGCCGTGGTCCCCGGTCTCGGCGCGGCCCTGCGCCGGGTCGGCGCCGACGCTGTCGCGGTGCACACCAATCCGCTGCAGGAGGCGATGCAGCATCGCGGGGACACCGACTTCTCGGGCTCGCTGCACCGGCTGACAGAACTCGTCGAGGCGCTCGGCTATCCGGTGATGCTCAAGGAGGTCGGCCACGGCATCGGCGCGGCAGCGGCCGCCGAACTGGTCGGCTGCCCGATCGCCGCGGTCGACGTCGCCGGGGCGGGGGGCACCTCGTGGGCACGCATCGAGCAGTTCGTGCGCTACGGCGAGGTGCGCCACCCCGCGCTGGCCGAATGGGGTATCCCGACCGCGCAGGCGCTGGCCGAGGTGCGCACGGCCCTGCCGGGCATGCCGTTGGTCGCCTCCGGCGGGATCCGCACCGGCATGGACGCCGCCAAGGCGCTGGCGATGGGCGCACAGGTGGTCGCGATCGCCCGGCCGCTGCTGGCGCCGGCCATCGAATCCGTTGCCGCGGTCGTGGATTGGTTGGAGGTGTTCCTCGAGGAGCTGGTGGTCTGCCTGCACGGCTGCGGCGCGCAGGACCTCCCCGCGCTGCGCGCAGCAGGCGTCACCCCCCTGTCGTGACCGTCCTCAGGAGGGGCTGGAGACCAGTTCCTGACCGCGCATCCGCTGGGAGATGACCGTGGTGATGCCGTCGCCGCGCATCGTCACGCCGTACAGCGCGTCGGCGACCTCCATCGTCGGCTTCTGGTGGGTGATGACGATGAGCTGCGAACGCTCGCGCAGCTGCTCGAACAGGCTGATCAGCCGCCGAAGGTTGACGTCGTCGAGCGCGGCCTCCACCTCGTCCATCACGTAGAACGGTGACGGGCGGGCCCGGAAGATCGCCACCAGCATCGCGACCGCGGTCAACGACTTCTCGCCGCCGGACAGCAGGGACAGGCGTTTGATCTTCTTGCCCGGCGGGCGGGCCTCGACCTCGATGCCGGTGGTCAGCATGTCGCTGGGATCGGTCAGCAGCAGCCGGCCCTCGCCACCCGGGAACAGCGTCGAGAACACTTGGGAGAACTCACGTTCCACGTCGGTGTAGGCCTCGGTGAACACCTGCAGGATGCGGGCGTCGACGTCGGCGACGACGTCGAGCAGATCCTTGCGGGCGGCCTTGACGTCCTCGAGCTGAGTGGACAGGAAGTTGTAGCGCTCCTCCAGCGCTGCGAACTCCTCGAGTGCGAGCGGGTTGACACGGCCGAGTTCGGCGAGCTCGCGCTCGGCCCGCTTGGCCCTCCGCTCCTGGGTGGGCCTGTCGTAGGGCATCGGCGCCGGGGCGGTCACCTGTTCCCCGCGTTCGCGCGCCTGCTCGTACTCGGCCATCTCCAGCTCCGACGGTGGCAGCGCGACGTCGGGGCCGTACTCGGCGACCAGGTCGGCGACGGCCATCCCGAACTGCTCGAGGACCTGCTGCTCGAGTTGCTCGATGCGCAGCGCCGCCTGCGCCTTGGCGACCTCGTCGCGGTGCAGGGCGTCGGTGAGCGCGGTGATCCGGGTGGTCAGCTCGGTGACCTCCTCGCGGGCCCGGGCGAGCTCCGCGGCACGCACCTGACGCTCGGCGGCGATCTCGTCGCGGAGTCGCGATCCGACGGCGACCGCGACGCTGAGCCGCTGCGCGACCAGTCGGCCCGCCTCGGCCACCGCCTCGGCCACGGCGGCGGCGCGCACCCGCGCCTCGCGGGCCTGGCGGGCCCGGATGCGGGCCTCCCGCTCGGCGGCCGCGGCACGGCGTAGCGAATCAGCCCGTCCGCGAACGGCATTGGCCCGCTCTTCGGCGGTGCGCACGGACAGCCGCGCCTCGACCTCGGCCGCGCGGGCGGCCTCGGCGGCGGCGGTCGACTCCTGGCGGTCGACGGGCTCCGCCTCGAACATCGGTTCCTGCTGGGCGTTGTGGAGCCGGGACTCGAGCTCGGCCAGTTCGGCGACCGTGCGGTTGCGCCCGGCCTCCAGCTCGTCGCGCTGGGTGATCAGCCGCTGCCACTCGTCGTCCGCGGCGCGGGCGTCCTGACCCAGCCGGCCGAGCTGTTCGTAGATCGCCGAGATGGCCGAGTCCGATTCGTTGAGGGCGGCCAACGCCTGTTCGGCGGCGTCCTGTCGGCTGGCCTGCTCGGCGAGCGCACCGGCCAGCGCCGCCGACAGCTCGGACGTCTGCCGTTCGGCGGCCGTCAGCTCGGCGCGGGCCTTGTCGACCTCGGACTGGATCTCCAGGGTGCTCGGTTTGCGATCCGAACCGCCACTGACCCACCCCGCCCCGACGAGATCGCCGTCGGCGGTCACCGCGCGCAGATCCGGTTGCGCGGCAACGACATCCAGCGCGGCGGCGAGGTCGCCGACGACCGCCACGCCGGCCAGCATCGCGGTCACCGCGCCCTGCAGGCGCGGCGCCGGGTCGACCACGTCGAGGGCCCACACCGCGCCTGCGGGAAGCGGGGCCGTCGCGGCGGCGGTCGCCACCGGCCAGTCTCCCAGCACCAGGGCGGCCCGTCCGCCGTCGGAGTCCTTGAGCGCCGCGAGGGCGTCGCGGGCGGCGCCGACGTTCTCGGCGGCCAGCGCGTCGGCGGCGGCGCCGAGCACGGCCGCGATCGCCGCCTCGTGTCCGGGACGGACCTTCACCAGCGCCGCGACCGAACCGAAAAGGCCTGCGCCACTGCGATTCTGCTGCAGCCAGGCGGCGCCGTCCTTGCGGTCAAGGCCGACCGAGAGCGCGTCGATGCGGGCCTGAAGCGACGCGACCTGCCGTTCGCCGGCGCGCTCGGCGGCCTGCAGTTCGGCGACGCGTTCGTCGGCCAGGCGCAGCGCGGCGACGGTCCGGTCGTGGTGCTCGTCGAGGCCGACCTCGCCCGCGTCGAGCTCCCCCACGCGTGCCTGCACGGTCTCGAACTCCGCCTGGGTCTGCTGGGCGCGCGCAGCGGCCTCGTCGATACCCGCACTCAGCCGCGCGACCGTCTCGTCGACCGACTCGACGCGGGTGCGCATGGTGTCGACCTG contains:
- the fni gene encoding type 2 isopentenyl-diphosphate Delta-isomerase gives rise to the protein MSFDPGSALQHRKRRHIDVCLTEAVDYQTVTTGFERYRLPYNALTQTDLRRIELGTEFLGRALRAPVLIGAMTGGAQLSGIINRNLAAAAQQLGLGMMLGSQRVMIDDDAAAQSFAVREMAPDVLLIGNIGLAQVSPAVVPGLGAALRRVGADAVAVHTNPLQEAMQHRGDTDFSGSLHRLTELVEALGYPVMLKEVGHGIGAAAAAELVGCPIAAVDVAGAGGTSWARIEQFVRYGEVRHPALAEWGIPTAQALAEVRTALPGMPLVASGGIRTGMDAAKALAMGAQVVAIARPLLAPAIESVAAVVDWLEVFLEELVVCLHGCGAQDLPALRAAGVTPLS
- the smc gene encoding chromosome segregation protein SMC codes for the protein MHLKSLTLKGFKSFASPTTLRFEPGITCVVGPNGSGKSNVVDALTWVMGEQGAKTLRGGKMEDVIFAGTSSRAPLGRAEVTLTIDNSDNALPIEYSEVSITRRMFRDGAGEYEINGSSCRLMDVQELLSDSGIGREMHVIVGQGKLSEILESRPEDRRAFIEEAAGVLKHRKRKEKAVRKLDSMAANLARLTDLTTELRRQLKPLGRQAEMARRAQTIQADLRDARLRLAADDLVTRKAEFDDTDQAETTLRRDHDELTRRLETRTLELDAHETAVAELSERADAAQQRWFRLSALAERVSATVRIASERAQHLDAEPATSSGPDPDALEAQADEVAEQERLLLEELEESRARLESARAELAEREQVAAEAERAHMAAARAEADRREGLARLAGQVDTMRTRVESVDETVARLSAGIDEAAARAQQTQAEFETVQARVGELDAGEVGLDEHHDRTVAALRLADERVAELQAAERAGERQVASLQARIDALSVGLDRKDGAAWLQQNRSGAGLFGSVAALVKVRPGHEAAIAAVLGAAADALAAENVGAARDALAALKDSDGGRAALVLGDWPVATAAATAPLPAGAVWALDVVDPAPRLQGAVTAMLAGVAVVGDLAAALDVVAAQPDLRAVTADGDLVGAGWVSGGSDRKPSTLEIQSEVDKARAELTAAERQTSELSAALAGALAEQASRQDAAEQALAALNESDSAISAIYEQLGRLGQDARAADDEWQRLITQRDELEAGRNRTVAELAELESRLHNAQQEPMFEAEPVDRQESTAAAEAARAAEVEARLSVRTAEERANAVRGRADSLRRAAAAEREARIRARQAREARVRAAAVAEAVAEAGRLVAQRLSVAVAVGSRLRDEIAAERQVRAAELARAREEVTELTTRITALTDALHRDEVAKAQAALRIEQLEQQVLEQFGMAVADLVAEYGPDVALPPSELEMAEYEQARERGEQVTAPAPMPYDRPTQERRAKRAERELAELGRVNPLALEEFAALEERYNFLSTQLEDVKAARKDLLDVVADVDARILQVFTEAYTDVEREFSQVFSTLFPGGEGRLLLTDPSDMLTTGIEVEARPPGKKIKRLSLLSGGEKSLTAVAMLVAIFRARPSPFYVMDEVEAALDDVNLRRLISLFEQLRERSQLIVITHQKPTMEVADALYGVTMRGDGITTVISQRMRGQELVSSPS